From Paenibacillus graminis:
ATTGATATTGTTGACGCCAATGCGGGCGACCATGGTTATCCGTTTGCCACCAACTTCAATCCTGAGATTAATATTCGTGAAATCACCGCCAACGGACGTTATTTCGAGAACGGGGAATGGATTGAAACGCCGCCGCTGTCCGAAAAGAAAGTCTATGATCTCCCGGAGATCGGTCCGAAAGATATTTACCTGTTGTACCATGAAGAGCTGGAATCCCTGGCTGCCAACATCCCGGGCGTGAAGAAAATCCGCTTCTGGATGACCTTCTCGCAGAACTACCTGACTCACCTGAAGGTGCTGGAAAATGTGGGCATGACTTCCATTGAGCCGATTGTGTATGAAGGCAAAGAGATTATTCCTTTGCAGTTCCTGAAGGCAATCCTGCCAGACCCGGCTTCTCTCGGACCAAGAACCAAAGGCAAAACCAACATTGGCTGCATTATTCAAGGCACCAAAGACGGCCAGCCAAAAACCTATTACGTATACAATGTCTGCGATCATGAGGAATGCTACAGAGAGGTTGGCTCCCAGGCCATTTCCTACACCACCGGCGTACCTGCAATGATCGGAGCCATGCTCATTATAAAAGGCATCTGGAAGAAACCGGGCGTATATAACGTGGAGGAATTCGATCCGGACCCATTCATGGATG
This genomic window contains:
- a CDS encoding saccharopine dehydrogenase family protein, with product MGKALIIGAGGVASVVVHKCCQNPDVFEEICIASRTLAKCDALKDKLAGGQTKISTAQLDADNTDEVIELIKSFQPDVVINVALPYQDLTIMDACLATGVHYVDTANYEPQDTAKFEYSWQWAYKERFEKAGITALLGSGFDPGVTGVFTAYAQKHYFDEIHTIDIVDANAGDHGYPFATNFNPEINIREITANGRYFENGEWIETPPLSEKKVYDLPEIGPKDIYLLYHEELESLAANIPGVKKIRFWMTFSQNYLTHLKVLENVGMTSIEPIVYEGKEIIPLQFLKAILPDPASLGPRTKGKTNIGCIIQGTKDGQPKTYYVYNVCDHEECYREVGSQAISYTTGVPAMIGAMLIIKGIWKKPGVYNVEEFDPDPFMDALNKHGLPWQEDFSPTLLD